One stretch of Sulfitobacter sp. THAF37 DNA includes these proteins:
- a CDS encoding YafY family protein, which translates to MRRADRLFEIIEILRRARGPIAASRIAAELEVSRRTVYRDIAALMAQRVPITGEAGVGYVLEGGFHMPPLMLKAEEIEAAVLGAQWVRTRGDPGLARAAEALLARLEAVAPPETRTFFYQPATDVAPVPPPAETLDATAIRDAIRGRAKIAMTYRDEQGRETRRTVWPILLGYRDAGRILAAWCELRGAFRYFRTERMLTAEILTQTFPQSVDRLRRDWRDQMNADRARYRADI; encoded by the coding sequence ATGCGCCGCGCCGACCGTCTGTTCGAAATCATCGAAATCCTGCGACGCGCCCGCGGGCCGATCGCCGCCAGCCGCATCGCCGCCGAGCTTGAAGTGTCGCGCCGGACCGTCTACCGCGACATCGCCGCGCTGATGGCGCAACGGGTGCCGATCACCGGGGAGGCCGGTGTGGGCTATGTGCTGGAGGGCGGTTTTCACATGCCCCCGCTGATGCTCAAGGCCGAGGAGATCGAGGCGGCGGTGCTGGGCGCGCAATGGGTCCGGACCCGCGGGGACCCTGGCCTGGCCCGCGCTGCAGAGGCGTTGCTGGCCCGGCTCGAAGCGGTCGCGCCACCGGAAACGCGGACCTTCTTCTATCAGCCCGCGACCGATGTGGCCCCGGTGCCGCCGCCCGCCGAGACGCTGGATGCCACCGCGATCCGCGATGCCATCCGGGGCCGGGCCAAGATCGCCATGACCTATCGCGACGAACAGGGGCGCGAAACCCGCCGCACTGTCTGGCCGATCCTGCTGGGCTATCGCGATGCGGGCCGCATTCTGGCCGCCTGGTGCGAGCTGCGCGGTGCCTTCCGGTACTTTCGGACCGAGCGGATGCTGACAGCCGAGATCCTGACCCAGACCTTTCCGCAGTCGGTGGATCGCCTGCGCAGGGACTGGCGGGATCAGATGAATGCCGACCGCGCCCGATACCGCGCCGACATCTGA
- a CDS encoding GFA family protein — translation MSMEIRGSCLCGAVAFVIEGQPKGMGSCHCSRCRKLGTSTSVFVTRAQFRLTQGRETLETLAPPPGSGYVRSFCRICGTSLGEPLSPESAFPINAQCLDDDPGLRISYHEFEADAPAWARP, via the coding sequence ATGAGCATGGAAATCAGGGGAAGCTGTCTGTGCGGCGCGGTGGCGTTCGTGATCGAGGGGCAACCCAAGGGGATGGGGAGCTGCCATTGCTCGCGGTGTCGCAAGCTGGGCACTTCAACCTCTGTCTTCGTCACCCGCGCGCAGTTCAGGCTGACGCAGGGCAGGGAGACGCTGGAGACCCTCGCGCCGCCGCCGGGCAGTGGCTATGTCCGGTCGTTCTGCCGGATCTGCGGCACGTCGCTGGGCGAGCCGCTTTCGCCCGAGAGCGCCTTTCCGATCAATGCGCAGTGCCTTGACGACGATCCGGGCCTGCGCATCAGCTATCATGAATTCGAAGCGGATGCGCCCGCCTGGGCGCGGCCGTGA
- a CDS encoding DUF1403 family protein produces MTSARPAPTSDPDTIPRMPAWVTSARVENPEDVAFLSGAALSQLHIVVMRPDLPHALLRDRLSLRAAEACLGFAGRPERAAELRDAVHLLRPGDLPGPAGDVYLAWRRAVARPVSVKALCRAFPDLEAGGIAGWLGAGRGSPVNRAAAVLETVLTEAPRAEVAGLVLADAALSKALGWDHLVPLLAAGLKRADLRKSGDDLRLACHRAVVASAVEGQRLAVDVARRAARLKLVAPKLRAKGAGDAVLMFLSRDAVAPAALPLPDRAARRLCDRLVDLAAVRELTGRDTYRLYGV; encoded by the coding sequence ATGACCTCAGCCCGCCCTGCGCCTACATCAGACCCGGATACGATACCCCGGATGCCCGCTTGGGTCACGTCCGCGCGGGTGGAAAACCCCGAAGATGTGGCGTTTTTGTCAGGTGCTGCGCTGTCACAGCTGCATATCGTGGTGATGCGCCCCGATCTGCCCCACGCCTTGTTGCGGGATCGGCTGTCGCTGCGCGCGGCGGAGGCGTGTCTGGGCTTTGCCGGACGCCCCGAACGCGCGGCGGAGCTGCGTGACGCGGTGCACCTCTTGCGCCCCGGCGATTTGCCCGGACCGGCAGGCGACGTCTATCTGGCGTGGCGTCGCGCTGTGGCGCGTCCGGTTTCGGTAAAGGCGCTCTGCCGGGCGTTCCCCGATCTGGAGGCCGGGGGGATCGCGGGTTGGCTTGGGGCAGGGCGGGGCAGTCCGGTCAACCGCGCCGCAGCCGTGCTAGAGACTGTTTTGACCGAGGCCCCGCGGGCCGAGGTCGCGGGGCTTGTCCTGGCGGATGCGGCTCTGTCAAAGGCGTTGGGATGGGATCACCTGGTGCCGCTGCTGGCGGCAGGTCTGAAGCGCGCCGACCTGCGCAAGAGCGGGGACGACCTGCGCCTCGCCTGCCATCGCGCGGTTGTCGCATCGGCGGTCGAGGGGCAGCGTCTGGCCGTCGATGTGGCACGTCGGGCGGCGCGTCTGAAGTTGGTTGCGCCCAAACTTCGCGCCAAGGGGGCAGGCGATGCCGTCTTGATGTTCCTCAGCCGTGATGCGGTCGCGCCGGCGGCCCTGCCACTGCCGGACCGGGCCGCGCGTCGGCTGTGCGACCGCTTGGTCGATCTGGCTGCGGTGCGTGAACTGACGGGCCGCGACACCTATCGGTTGTACGGGGTCTAG
- a CDS encoding SMC-Scp complex subunit ScpB, producing MGKERPDAKLDRDLAELPPELRWREWMRRIEAVLFASATPVPRDDLARVVGQGVSVDLLIEDLAADLEGRAFEIASADSGWFFRTRPAYAPAIHAAADVDDQVLDLNEFDVAVLAAIAYHQPITRDGLKDIFGKEIGRDLIGRLHARDLIGTGPRSPRRGAPYTFVTTETFLIAFDLESLRDLPDREQLEDAGVVGAPT from the coding sequence ATGGGAAAGGAGCGCCCCGACGCCAAGCTGGACCGCGACCTGGCAGAGCTGCCGCCGGAACTGCGCTGGCGGGAATGGATGCGCCGGATCGAGGCGGTTCTCTTCGCCAGCGCCACGCCGGTTCCGCGGGACGATCTGGCGCGTGTGGTGGGGCAGGGGGTGTCGGTGGATCTGCTGATCGAAGACCTTGCCGCCGATCTGGAGGGGCGCGCATTCGAAATCGCAAGCGCGGACAGCGGGTGGTTTTTCCGGACGCGACCGGCCTATGCGCCCGCGATCCATGCCGCGGCGGATGTCGACGATCAGGTGCTGGACCTGAACGAATTCGATGTCGCCGTGCTTGCCGCGATTGCCTACCACCAGCCGATCACGCGCGACGGGCTCAAGGATATCTTCGGCAAGGAGATCGGTCGCGACCTCATTGGGCGGCTGCATGCGCGCGACCTGATCGGGACCGGCCCGCGGTCGCCCCGGCGCGGGGCGCCCTATACGTTCGTGACGACGGAAACCTTCCTGATCGCCTTCGATCTTGAAAGCTTGCGGGACCTTCCCGATCGGGAACAGCTGGAAGATGCGGGCGTGGTCGGCGCCCCGACCTGA
- a CDS encoding AraC family transcriptional regulator: MKSDSAAPPAGFSSVRACFLTAVVSRFEATGTNAHTLLNRTGITLAQLNDPYGAIPLPQFIEFLEAAAVETGDDAIGVRIGSQLTASDMGPIGIVLALSGNIETGISRFASYANALQDGAETQWLLQDDLWVFTYRLRYSNIWPRRQDAECSLVSLVQVVRDNFKPSWSPQEVHFEHSAPADPRPLERFFRCPIRFSQPFNRFIADREACLSNIRTEDTALLDALQRHVEDIIGAGAPVRDISGSVTAVINASLGISPVTINHAARALSVSPRSLQRHLQEEGTSFRALLETTRRERAQMLLSQPRAKVARVAEALGYADATAFWRAWHKWTGTAPTDYMKDDNR; encoded by the coding sequence ATGAAATCCGATTCCGCCGCCCCGCCCGCGGGCTTCTCCTCTGTCCGCGCGTGTTTCCTGACAGCCGTTGTTTCCCGGTTCGAGGCGACCGGCACGAACGCCCACACCCTGTTGAACCGGACCGGAATCACGCTGGCGCAATTGAACGACCCCTACGGCGCAATTCCCCTGCCGCAATTCATCGAATTTCTGGAAGCCGCAGCAGTCGAAACCGGGGACGACGCGATCGGCGTGCGCATCGGGTCGCAGCTGACTGCCAGCGATATGGGCCCCATCGGCATCGTATTGGCCCTGTCGGGAAACATCGAAACCGGCATCAGCCGGTTTGCAAGCTACGCCAACGCCCTCCAGGACGGGGCAGAGACCCAATGGCTTTTGCAGGACGACCTGTGGGTCTTTACCTATCGGTTGCGGTATTCGAACATATGGCCCCGGCGGCAGGATGCGGAATGCTCTTTGGTGTCGCTGGTGCAGGTCGTGCGCGACAATTTCAAACCCAGCTGGTCCCCGCAAGAGGTTCATTTCGAACACAGCGCCCCCGCGGACCCCCGGCCCCTGGAACGGTTCTTTCGGTGCCCGATCCGGTTTTCCCAGCCGTTCAACCGGTTCATCGCCGACAGGGAGGCCTGCCTGTCCAATATCAGGACAGAGGATACGGCCCTGCTTGACGCCCTGCAGCGCCATGTCGAGGATATCATCGGCGCGGGCGCGCCGGTCCGGGATATCAGCGGTTCGGTGACGGCGGTCATCAACGCCAGCCTCGGCATATCCCCCGTCACGATCAACCACGCCGCCCGCGCGCTGTCGGTCTCCCCCCGCAGTCTGCAAAGACACCTGCAGGAAGAAGGCACCAGTTTTCGCGCCTTGCTTGAGACCACGCGCCGGGAACGCGCGCAGATGTTGCTATCGCAACCACGCGCAAAGGTCGCCCGCGTGGCCGAAGCTCTGGGCTACGCCGACGCAACCGCGTTCTGGCGCGCCTGGCACAAGTGGACCGGAACCGCCCCCACAGACTACATGAAAGACGATAATCGGTGA